In the genome of Candidatus Acidiferrales bacterium, the window GCTCGTGGGTCGCGGAAAAGTCTATCGCGCGATTATAGACCTGGCGCGTTTCCAGAAATAAATTCCTGCCCTATCGCTTATTGCGCCAGTTTAAGTTTTTCGAACGCAGCTCATCAGCCGCAATCAATACGACGCGCGGTGCGACGCGGCGCGCGATTTTGGCGCCTGCGCCGCCGCTCGTGGAATCACCGTCGCCATCTTGCGAATCATCGCCAGGACGAGTTTCTTGTCATCCTCGGTCAGTGTCGTGCTGTAGCGCTTGATCTCCGCCAGAAAACGAATCTCCTCTTCGGAAAGCTCGCCCAGTGCCCGTTTCGTTTCGCGGTCTTGCGCCGTATCCGCGCCCGGAAAGAAATCCGCCAGGTTGATGTCCATCGCCTCGGCAATCTTCGCCAGCGTTTCGAGCGACGGCACCGTGTGCCCGTTCTCCACGCGCGAAAGATAGCAGCGCAGCAGGCCCGTGCGCCGTTCGATGTCCCCCTGCGAAAGCCCGCGATCGTTGCGATACGACCGGATCACCTCGCCAATGTTCACTTTCGGTTTTTCTTTCGGCATTTGCTCTCCTTGAAAGGGTATCTTACTGGGCAACACCCCGACACGCAAGAGTAAACGCTTGCCAATTTGTGCAATCAGGTACAAAAGAGTAATGCCTTTCATCTCGGCGGGATCATCGGGGCTACTGCCTTTGTAGGGCCCGATAGATTTCATCGGGCCGCGCTACGCACACCGCGCTTCAAACAAATCCCGCCAAAGGCCGTCCACAATTCGGTTCACATCAACTCAATTTTAATCGCTTATTCTTATTCTCATGGTTTTTTGAAAAATTTTGCGATTTCGGACACTGCCCAAATATAGGGCATAGGCCTTGCCTCCAAGCGTGCTCATCCGCAGGCGTCTCATGCGCATCGGCAAACTTTCAGAGGACGGCTGTCAGCAGGTCAGCTGGCAGGAGAAGGCAGAGGGAATGGCATTCGGCGCGGGCCGCCTTCCTTGGCCGCGCGCTTATCGGCATAAAGAGCTTCGTCGGCGCGCTTCAGGAGCTGCTGGGCGGTCTCGCCCTGCTGATAATCGGCCCAGCCGCAGGCGAAAGTGACCGGAACAATCTCGCCCGGGCATTCGATTTCCAGGCCGCTCACGCGATTCAAGACAATTCGCACTTCTTCCGCCCGGCATTCCGGCAGGATCAGCATGAACTCGTCGCCGCCAAGCCGGACCGCGAGGTCGGACCCGCGAATGGCCCGCTTCAGCCGGTCGGCGAACGTGCGCAGCATCTTGTCGCCCATATCGTGGCCAAACTTGTCGTTGCATTGCTTCAAGCCATCGAGGTCCAGCAGAAGAACTGTCAGCGGACGGGTATGCCGCCGCGACCGCGCAATCTCCTCGAAGAGCCGCTGCTCGCCGGAGCGCCGGTTGTGCAGATTCGTCAGCGGGTCGAGAACCGCCAGCTTATAGACCTCTTGCGTCAGCAATTCGACCTTGGCGACCGAGTCCACCTGGTCGGCAAGCTGGGACCGAATCTTGTTGATCAAATGCTGCTGATAAATCGTGTAAACCACGAACAGCAGGACCAGCCCAATCAGTCCGCGCACCGCCTGAGAAAGGAAGAAAGAATACGTGCCTTCTCCCCAGTGCATGATTTCGGGAAACGCGAAGGAAGCCACTCCAACGGTCAGCAGCAGAATGACGAGCATGGCCGAAGAAGCCATCCACCATTGCCTGTGCTCCAGTTTCCTCAAACCGCGGCGAATTTCATGCGCGCGAGCAACCAGAGGATCTTCCGGCGGCATTTGGTCGGGCTTGATTGGAGACGAATCTTCCATTGATTTAGAATCTAAGCACAGAAAGGCTTTCAGGACGTATAGTACTTTAGCGAGTGTGTTCTCAGATATAAACGGCGGGGCAAGACACTGAAAACTGTCTGACGAGGGATTATTATTCGCGGCTTTCTGTGGCCGCTCGCGGCGCGGACGGCGGGAAGGAGATTTGCCAAAAAGTCTCCGCCGGGCTGGTGAACTCAATCCCGACGGCCCACTTCCCTCCAGCCGCTGCTTCGATGTTTACGACGCGGCATTCCTGCTGCTCCTGGCTGTGCCGGTTGCGTACGCGCAGCGTCTGACCGTGGCGAACACTGGCTTCGAGGATCAGAAGGCCGCCATGGGCGTTAACGTCCATGACTTGCGTCGCTTCACGAAAGGCTTCCGCTTCGCCCTCGAGCGCCGTAACTTCCACAGGGACGGCCAGCTTAAGGCGTTTACTGCGGCGAAGCACCCTGCCCGTGGGGCGAACTTGTGACATTACGCTCATGACGAAATCGCAGAATATTCTCAATCGGCGATTGGCAGCAATGGTACGGAGGCGCGGTTTGACTGGTACGCTCGTCCTAATTTGCAGCCTGTAAGGAGTCGTCAGCAGCGTCGCGGCGGGAATGCAAAAAGTGAGAAGTTGAAGCAAAGATGGTGCCGGAGGAGGGGGTCGAACCCTCATGATGCTAAGCACCATTGGATTTTGAGTCCAACGCGTCTGCCAGTTCCGCCACTCCGGCGCAGGGATAATTATACAAGGAGATGCGAAAAATTCTCCATGCCAGCTTGCATGCGTACACGGGCACTACGGCGAGTTCAAAAAGTCGAGCTCGATCCGCAGCGCGCTTTCGCTCGATCACAATTCGATCAGAAGATGCCCAATTTCACGTGCAGGAATTTTTTCGGATCGCGCCGAAAATCTCCGATGAGCAGACGCATATCTCCAGTGAGCCCGGTCATATTGTCATAAAGCTGCGGATCGGTGAAGAACTTGCCGAACGTTCCCTGGCCATTATTCAGCTTTCCTGTGACATCGCGGATGTTCGCCGAAGCGTCACGAAGATTTGTGAAAAGCGAGTCGTCTGTGAATAGCTTCCCCGCAGTCCCTTGGCCGTTGCGTATGCCGGAAACAAGCGCGTTCGCGTTCGTGAGGAGCTGGTGCGTTTGGTCGTAAAAGTTCGGATCGTAAATGAACTTGCCGAGGCTTCCTTTTTGCGAGTTTACGGCCGCCGTCATTGACTGGACGTTGTCCATTGTGGCGTCGACCTTTTTGTAGAGATCGTCGGACGCGAGCATTTTGCCCACGGAACCCTTGCCCGCCTGAACATCCGCCACCATCGACTCGGCCTTCGTCGCCATGGTATCAAGATGGTTATAGAGCGACGGATCGTAGATGAATTTTCCAACCGTGCCCTGCCCCCTGCGTACAGCGCTGATAATCTCGCCGACCTGCTGAGTCAACACGCTCAGGTTCGCCTCCAACTCCACGCCGCGCTCGACGACCTGGGTAACATCTTTGCCAGGATAACCGGGGACATTCCCATTGCTTGGGATGACCGAGCCGGTCAGACCACGCGTGATAGTGACATAGCGGTCGCCAAGAAGACCTTGAGTGACGAGGCTAGCTTGCGAATCGCTGCGAATCATGTCCTGGAAACGCTTGTCGATACTCATATCGATCTCGATGTTGTGCATTTTGTCGGTCGGATGGGGATTGATCTTGATATCCAAGACGTTACCGACACGAACACCCGCCAGACTGACGTCCGCGCCTGACTGAAGATCCAGTGCTTCCGGCAGAAAGGTTTTAATCCGGTACTTCGCGCCCCAGAAATTGACGCCAGTGACATAAAAAATCGCGATCGCCAGAACGAACAAGCCCACGAGAACAAACAGACCGACGCGAAGTTCCGTCCAGGTCAACTGTTTTTGCTTCGCCATGTCTTTCCTCCTGAAATTCTAAATTCTGTTTGCTACAAACCGGACTCCCGGCAATCCTTCGCCAGCAAAATCACGCAAGAAATTTTTGGAGATACGGATCGGACGATTTGAGCAAGTCTGTCGTCGCACCCTGAAAATAAATCTCCCCGCCGCGAAGCACAACGAAATTCGTGGGAGCGAAATGCAAGCCATCCTCATCCTCCCAGACCGGCATAACGCGGTTCTCTTTTGGCTCGAAAACAAAATTGGCCAAGCCGAAAGCATCCTGAAGGCGGTGCGTGGCCAAAAGCGACGTGACGCCATTCCGATCTCGAAGGCGAAGAATGAGCGTGATGATTGTCTGGCTAGTGACCGGGTCAAGGCCGGCTGTCGGCGAATCGTAATAAACGATGGGCGGCTGGTCGACAATGGCGCGAGCGATGGAGACGCGCCGGCGCATGCCGCCGGAGAGTTCCGAAGGAAACTTGTCATACGCTTCTTCCATTTCCACAAATCGCAAGGCCTCGCGTACGCGTTGCTCTGTTTCTTCGATCGAAACGGCCTCTTCGCGAAGGCGGAACGAGACATTGTCCGCAACGCCCAGAGAATCGAAAAGCGCGCCCTCTTGAAACACAAACCCGATGCGACGCCGGAAATCGAGGAGACCGACTTCGTTCATTTCGGCCAAGTCACGGCCCATGACGAGGACGCGCCCTGAATCCGGGCGCAAGAGGGCGGCGCCTAACTTGAGGAGAACCGACTTGCCGGAACCGCTTTCGCCCAGAACAACTTTCGTTTCCCCGGGCGCGACTTCGAACGAAATGCCGCGAAGAACATCGCCTTCCTCGAAACCGATGCTGACATTCTCGAACCGGATGAGCGGCTTGCCCGGCACGGTCTCCGAATCTTGCAGCGTCTTGCCAGCGCTCATAAACGGAATCTCAGGCAAATCATTGATGCTTTCGGTTCACAAAGTCTTCCGATTCGGCCCACGCGAACCCTCCCTTACCGAACAAACCAGTACATCAGGAGCTTCTGGAGGAAGAAATCGAAGATGATAATGGTGATCGAACCAGCCACAACGGCCGACGTCGTCGAGCGCCCAACGCCTTGCGTGCCCCCTTGCGTGCGAAGACCATAGAAGCAACCGATCGTGGAAATCAGCAGGGCGAAAGCCAC includes:
- a CDS encoding helix-turn-helix transcriptional regulator, with translation MPKEKPKVNIGEVIRSYRNDRGLSQGDIERRTGLLRCYLSRVENGHTVPSLETLAKIAEAMDINLADFFPGADTAQDRETKRALGELSEEEIRFLAEIKRYSTTLTEDDKKLVLAMIRKMATVIPRAAAQAPKSRAASHRASY
- a CDS encoding ATP-binding cassette domain-containing protein is translated as MSAGKTLQDSETVPGKPLIRFENVSIGFEEGDVLRGISFEVAPGETKVVLGESGSGKSVLLKLGAALLRPDSGRVLVMGRDLAEMNEVGLLDFRRRIGFVFQEGALFDSLGVADNVSFRLREEAVSIEETEQRVREALRFVEMEEAYDKFPSELSGGMRRRVSIARAIVDQPPIVYYDSPTAGLDPVTSQTIITLILRLRDRNGVTSLLATHRLQDAFGLANFVFEPKENRVMPVWEDEDGLHFAPTNFVVLRGGEIYFQGATTDLLKSSDPYLQKFLA
- a CDS encoding MlaD family protein gives rise to the protein MAKQKQLTWTELRVGLFVLVGLFVLAIAIFYVTGVNFWGAKYRIKTFLPEALDLQSGADVSLAGVRVGNVLDIKINPHPTDKMHNIEIDMSIDKRFQDMIRSDSQASLVTQGLLGDRYVTITRGLTGSVIPSNGNVPGYPGKDVTQVVERGVELEANLSVLTQQVGEIISAVRRGQGTVGKFIYDPSLYNHLDTMATKAESMVADVQAGKGSVGKMLASDDLYKKVDATMDNVQSMTAAVNSQKGSLGKFIYDPNFYDQTHQLLTNANALVSGIRNGQGTAGKLFTDDSLFTNLRDASANIRDVTGKLNNGQGTFGKFFTDPQLYDNMTGLTGDMRLLIGDFRRDPKKFLHVKLGIF
- a CDS encoding GGDEF domain-containing protein; the encoded protein is MEDSSPIKPDQMPPEDPLVARAHEIRRGLRKLEHRQWWMASSAMLVILLLTVGVASFAFPEIMHWGEGTYSFFLSQAVRGLIGLVLLFVVYTIYQQHLINKIRSQLADQVDSVAKVELLTQEVYKLAVLDPLTNLHNRRSGEQRLFEEIARSRRHTRPLTVLLLDLDGLKQCNDKFGHDMGDKMLRTFADRLKRAIRGSDLAVRLGGDEFMLILPECRAEEVRIVLNRVSGLEIECPGEIVPVTFACGWADYQQGETAQQLLKRADEALYADKRAAKEGGPRRMPFPLPSPAS
- a CDS encoding PilZ domain-containing protein codes for the protein MSQVRPTGRVLRRSKRLKLAVPVEVTALEGEAEAFREATQVMDVNAHGGLLILEASVRHGQTLRVRNRHSQEQQECRVVNIEAAAGGKWAVGIEFTSPAETFWQISFPPSAPRAATESRE